Proteins found in one Bacillus subtilis subsp. subtilis str. 168 genomic segment:
- the yneJ gene encoding putative integral inner membrane protein (Evidence 3: Putative function from multiple computational evidences; PubMedId: 10781554, 15849754, 16850406; Product type m: membrane component), producing MISMMIIVSSIIAVLMAVAVMVVRIKSSDKPVSPKKIILPPIFMSTGALMFLFPVFWVTGAEFLEAFTLGVIFSIFLIKTSKFEIKNNEIYMKRSKAFVFILVGLLVIRIVMKSILSTSIDYGALSGMFWILAFGMIVPWRIAMYLSYRKLHNELQSSNIQMN from the coding sequence ATGATAAGTATGATGATTATAGTTTCATCAATTATTGCTGTGTTAATGGCTGTAGCTGTGATGGTGGTCAGAATAAAGTCCTCTGACAAGCCTGTTTCACCAAAAAAAATCATTCTTCCGCCGATTTTTATGAGTACGGGAGCGTTAATGTTTTTATTTCCGGTATTTTGGGTAACTGGAGCAGAGTTTTTGGAAGCATTCACTTTAGGTGTGATTTTCTCTATTTTTCTAATCAAAACTTCTAAGTTCGAAATTAAAAATAATGAAATTTACATGAAACGCTCTAAAGCATTTGTTTTTATATTAGTCGGTCTTTTGGTGATCAGAATCGTGATGAAATCGATCTTGAGCACATCAATTGATTATGGTGCACTGAGCGGAATGTTTTGGATTCTGGCTTTCGGTATGATTGTGCCTTGGAGAATCGCCATGTATTTATCATATCGAAAACTTCATAACGAGCTGCAGTCATCTAATATTCAAATGAATTAA
- the sspO gene encoding small acid-soluble spore protein (Evidence 1a: Function from experimental evidences in the studied strain; PubMedId: 9852018, 10806362; Product type s: structure): MVKRKANHVINGMNDAKSQGKGAGYIENDQLVLTEAERQNNKKRKTNQ; encoded by the coding sequence ATGGTCAAAAGAAAAGCGAATCACGTCATTAACGGAATGAATGACGCAAAAAGCCAAGGCAAAGGCGCCGGCTATATTGAAAACGACCAGCTTGTACTGACTGAAGCAGAACGCCAAAATAACAAAAAAAGAAAAACCAATCAATAA
- the sspT gene encoding small acid-soluble spore protein (thioredoxin-like protein) (Evidence 1a: Function from experimental evidences in the studied strain; PubMedId: 10333516; Product type f: factor) gives MTKNQNQYQQPNPDDRSDNVEKLQDMVQNTIENIEEAEASMEFASGEDKQRIKEKNARREQSIEAFRNEIQDESAARQNGYRS, from the coding sequence ATGACAAAGAACCAAAATCAATATCAGCAGCCTAATCCTGATGATCGTTCTGACAATGTGGAAAAATTGCAGGATATGGTTCAAAATACAATTGAAAATATAGAAGAAGCAGAAGCATCAATGGAGTTTGCTTCAGGAGAAGATAAACAGCGTATCAAAGAAAAAAATGCAAGGCGCGAACAGAGCATTGAAGCGTTTCGTAATGAAATACAGGACGAATCTGCAGCGAGACAAAACGGATACCGTTCTTAA
- the yneK gene encoding factor interacting with DynA (Evidence 1a: Function from experimental evidences in the studied strain; PubMedId: 23060960; Product type f: factor), with amino-acid sequence MLEGWFLWFILFWVIMMVVLLSIGGFFMFRKFLKRLPKEDGRSELDWQDYYIENSRHLWNDENKQFLDELTAPVPELFRDAAKAKIAGKIGELALKEKVAKIDQQLMIKGYILATPKRDHTFLKRHLRDKKIDLEPYQTLLK; translated from the coding sequence ATGCTGGAAGGATGGTTTTTATGGTTTATTCTGTTTTGGGTAATCATGATGGTAGTCTTATTATCAATCGGCGGTTTTTTCATGTTTCGAAAGTTTTTAAAGCGTTTACCAAAAGAGGACGGCAGATCAGAGCTTGATTGGCAGGATTACTATATTGAAAACAGCAGACATTTATGGAACGATGAAAACAAACAGTTTCTAGATGAATTGACTGCGCCCGTGCCAGAGCTGTTCAGAGATGCAGCAAAAGCTAAAATCGCAGGCAAAATCGGTGAGCTTGCATTAAAAGAAAAGGTAGCAAAGATTGATCAGCAACTTATGATCAAAGGCTATATTCTCGCAACTCCTAAAAGAGACCATACCTTCTTAAAAAGGCATCTGCGGGACAAAAAAATCGATTTGGAACCTTATCAGACCCTTCTCAAATAA
- the sspP gene encoding small acid-soluble spore protein (Evidence 1a: Function from experimental evidences in the studied strain; PubMedId: 10806362; Product type f: factor) → MTNKNTSKDMHKNAPKGHNPGQPEPLSGSKKVKNRNHTRQKHNSSHDM, encoded by the coding sequence ATGACCAATAAGAATACAAGTAAAGATATGCATAAAAACGCCCCTAAAGGACACAATCCCGGCCAACCCGAGCCTCTAAGCGGAAGCAAAAAAGTAAAAAACCGAAACCATACAAGACAAAAGCACAACTCAAGCCATGATATGTAA
- the cotM gene encoding spore coat protein (outer) (Evidence 1a: Function from experimental evidences in the studied strain; PubMedId: 9068633, 11150673; Product type m: membrane component) has product MWRNASMNHSKRNDANDFDSMDEWLRQFFEDPFAWYDETLPIDLYETSQQYIIEADLTFLQPTQVTVTLSGCEFILTVKSSGQTFEKQMMLPFYFNDKNIQVECENQILTVAVNKETEDGSSFSLQFPLS; this is encoded by the coding sequence ATGTGGAGGAATGCTTCCATGAACCATTCAAAACGCAACGATGCGAATGATTTCGATAGTATGGATGAATGGCTTCGGCAATTTTTTGAAGACCCCTTCGCCTGGTACGACGAAACATTGCCTATTGATTTATATGAAACAAGTCAGCAGTATATTATAGAAGCGGATCTGACTTTTTTACAGCCTACACAAGTAACAGTTACCCTTTCTGGATGCGAGTTCATCTTAACTGTCAAATCGTCAGGACAGACTTTTGAAAAACAAATGATGCTTCCTTTTTATTTTAATGACAAAAACATTCAAGTCGAATGCGAAAATCAAATACTCACAGTCGCCGTCAATAAAGAAACAGAAGATGGCTCTTCTTTTTCTCTTCAATTTCCTCTCAGCTAA
- the yneI gene encoding putative response regulator (CheY homolog) (Evidence 3: Putative function from multiple computational evidences; PubMedId: 10781554; Product type r: regulator), whose protein sequence is MTRVLVVDDAKFMRVKIREILEEANYIIAGEAADGEQAADLYKKLRPDLVTMDITMPVKNGIKALRDILTFDPKAKVIMCTAMRQQRIVTEAIELGAKDFIVKPFEETKVLEAVSRVMGH, encoded by the coding sequence ATGACAAGAGTTTTAGTTGTAGACGACGCCAAGTTCATGAGAGTGAAAATCAGAGAGATCTTGGAAGAGGCAAATTACATAATCGCAGGCGAAGCGGCGGACGGTGAACAAGCAGCTGACCTGTATAAAAAACTGCGCCCGGACCTTGTGACAATGGATATTACAATGCCGGTGAAAAACGGCATAAAAGCGCTTCGTGATATCTTAACCTTTGATCCTAAAGCGAAGGTCATCATGTGCACCGCCATGCGCCAGCAAAGAATTGTAACGGAAGCAATTGAGCTGGGGGCAAAGGATTTTATTGTTAAGCCGTTTGAGGAAACAAAAGTGCTGGAAGCTGTAAGCCGCGTTATGGGACATTAA
- the yneN gene encoding putative membrane-bound proteins with a thioredoxin-like domain (Evidence 3: Putative function from multiple computational evidences; PubMedId: 15342593; Product type e: enzyme) codes for MLKKWLAGILLIMLVGYTGWNLYQTYSKKEVGIQEGQQAPDFSLKTLSGEKSSLQDAKGKKVLLNFWATWCKPCRQEMPAMEKLQKEYADKLAVVAVNFTSAEKSEKQVRAFADTYDLTFPILIDKKGINADYNVMSYPTTYILDEKGVIQDIHVGTMTKKEMEQKLDLD; via the coding sequence ATGCTGAAAAAATGGCTCGCAGGGATCCTGCTTATCATGCTAGTCGGTTATACGGGATGGAATTTATATCAAACATACAGCAAAAAAGAAGTCGGAATTCAAGAGGGGCAACAAGCACCTGATTTTTCTTTGAAAACGCTATCAGGAGAGAAAAGCTCTTTACAGGATGCAAAAGGCAAAAAAGTGCTGCTCAATTTTTGGGCAACTTGGTGTAAGCCGTGCCGTCAGGAAATGCCTGCGATGGAAAAGCTGCAAAAAGAGTACGCCGACAAACTTGCGGTTGTTGCGGTAAATTTCACTTCAGCTGAGAAAAGTGAGAAACAGGTCCGAGCGTTTGCTGATACTTATGACTTAACGTTCCCCATTCTGATTGATAAAAAAGGGATCAATGCTGACTATAACGTGATGTCATATCCAACGACATATATCTTAGATGAAAAAGGTGTTATCCAAGACATACATGTTGGCACCATGACAAAAAAAGAAATGGAACAAAAACTGGATCTTGATTAG
- the sspN gene encoding small acid-soluble spore protein (Evidence 1a: Function from experimental evidences in the studied strain; PubMedId: 10333516; Product type f: factor) → MGNNKKNGQPQYAPSHLGTKPVKYKANKGEKMHDTSGQRPIIMQTKGE, encoded by the coding sequence ATGGGAAACAACAAGAAAAACGGTCAGCCTCAATATGCTCCAAGCCACTTGGGTACAAAGCCTGTAAAATATAAAGCCAATAAAGGGGAAAAAATGCATGATACTTCAGGACAGCGGCCGATTATCATGCAGACAAAAGGCGAGTAG
- the yneF gene encoding putative acyltransferase (Evidence 3: Putative function from multiple computational evidences; Product type e: enzyme), producing MTLWVGILVGVVALLIGVALGFFIARKYMMSYLKKNPPINEQMLRMMMMQMGMKPSQKKINQMMKAMNNQTK from the coding sequence ATGACTTTATGGGTTGGCATCCTAGTGGGCGTTGTTGCATTGCTCATAGGTGTTGCACTCGGGTTTTTTATTGCTCGTAAATATATGATGAGCTACCTGAAAAAGAATCCGCCTATTAATGAACAAATGTTACGCATGATGATGATGCAAATGGGAATGAAACCTTCTCAAAAGAAAATCAATCAAATGATGAAAGCCATGAATAATCAAACGAAATAA
- the spo0D gene encoding Spo0A-P phosphatase (Evidence 1a: Function from experimental evidences in the studied strain; PubMedId: 11679073, 15187183, 17350627, 22303282, 23378509, 27965289; Product type e : enzyme), whose product MIREHLLKEIEKKRAELLQIVMANGMTSHITIELSQELDHLLIQYQKQRLRAVAGDE is encoded by the coding sequence GTGATTAGAGAGCATCTATTAAAAGAAATTGAAAAAAAAAGAGCAGAGCTGCTGCAAATTGTCATGGCGAACGGAATGACATCTCATATTACGATAGAGCTCAGTCAGGAGCTTGACCATCTTCTCATACAATATCAAAAGCAGCGCCTTCGAGCAGTAGCGGGTGATGAATGA
- the citB gene encoding aconitate hydratase (bifunctional aconitase) (Evidence 1a: Function from experimental evidences in the studied strain; PubMedId: 9642180, 10468622, 10656796, 14636591, 16395550, 16923907, 22720735, 23354745; Product type e: enzyme), whose translation MANEQKTAAKDVFQARKTFTTNGKTYHYYSLKALEDSGIGKVSKLPYSIKVLLESVLRQVDGFVIKKEHVENLAKWGTAELKDIDVPFKPSRVILQDFTGVPAVVDLASLRKAMAAVGGDPDKINPEIPVDLVIDHSVQVDKAGTEDALAVNMDLEFERNAERYKFLSWAKKAFNNYQAVPPATGIVHQVNLEFLASVVHAIEEDGELVTYPDTLVGTDSHTTMINGIGVLGWGVGGIEAEAGMLGQPSYFPVPEVIGAKLVGKLPNGTTATDLALKVTQVLREKGVVGKFVEFFGPGIAELPLADRATIANMAPEYGATCGFFPVDEEALNYLRLTGRDPEHIDVVEAYCRSNGLFYTPDAEDPQFTDVVEIDLSQIEANLSGPKRPQDLIPLSAMQETFKKQLVSPAGNQGFGLNAEEENKEIKFKLLNGEETVMKTGAIAIAAITSCTNTSNPYVLIGAGLVAKKAVELGLKVPNYVKTSLAPGSKVVTGYLVNSGLLPYMKELGFNLVGYGCTTCIGNSGPLSPEIEEAVAKNDLLITSVLSGNRNFEGRIHPLVKGNYLASPPLVVAYALAGTVNINLKTDPIGVGKDGQNVYFNDIWPSMDEINALVKQTVTPELFRKEYETVFDDNKRWNEIETTDEALYKWDNDSTYIQNPPFFEEMSVEPGKVEPLKGLRVVGKFGDSVTTDHISPAGAIGKDTPAGKYLQEKGVSPRDFNSYGSRRGNHEVMMRGTFANIRIKNQIAPGTEGGFTTYWPTGEVTSIYDACMKYKEDKTGLVVLAGKDYGMGSSRDWAAKGTNLLGIRTVIAESFERIHRSNLVFMGVLPLQFKQGENADTLGLTGKEVIEVDVDETVRPRDLVTVRAINEDGNVTTFEAVVRFDSEVEIDYYRHGGILQMVLREKMKQS comes from the coding sequence ATGGCAAACGAGCAAAAAACTGCAGCAAAAGACGTTTTCCAAGCGAGAAAAACGTTTACTACAAATGGGAAAACATATCATTACTACTCTTTAAAAGCGTTAGAAGATTCAGGTATAGGAAAGGTTTCGAAGCTTCCTTATTCCATCAAAGTTCTTTTAGAATCAGTATTGCGTCAAGTTGACGGCTTCGTTATCAAAAAAGAACACGTGGAAAATTTGGCAAAATGGGGAACTGCCGAATTAAAGGATATCGACGTTCCGTTCAAACCGTCTCGTGTTATTTTACAAGACTTCACAGGGGTTCCGGCAGTAGTAGATCTGGCTTCACTGCGTAAAGCAATGGCAGCTGTCGGCGGAGATCCTGATAAAATCAACCCTGAAATTCCTGTTGATCTCGTTATCGATCACTCTGTACAGGTAGATAAAGCGGGTACAGAAGATGCATTAGCAGTAAATATGGACTTGGAATTCGAAAGAAATGCAGAGCGCTACAAATTTTTAAGCTGGGCAAAGAAAGCGTTTAACAATTATCAGGCAGTACCGCCTGCAACAGGTATTGTGCACCAGGTCAACCTTGAGTTCTTGGCAAGTGTTGTCCATGCCATTGAAGAAGACGGCGAGCTTGTAACGTATCCTGATACGCTTGTCGGAACAGACTCACACACAACAATGATTAACGGTATCGGTGTTCTCGGCTGGGGTGTCGGTGGAATTGAAGCTGAAGCGGGAATGCTTGGACAGCCTTCTTACTTCCCAGTTCCAGAGGTAATCGGCGCGAAACTTGTCGGCAAGCTTCCAAACGGAACAACAGCTACTGACTTGGCGTTAAAAGTAACACAAGTGCTGCGTGAAAAAGGCGTTGTCGGTAAATTTGTTGAATTCTTCGGACCGGGAATTGCTGAACTGCCGCTTGCAGATCGCGCAACAATTGCGAATATGGCTCCGGAATACGGTGCTACATGCGGATTCTTCCCAGTAGATGAAGAAGCGCTTAACTACCTGCGCCTGACTGGCCGTGATCCTGAACATATTGATGTTGTTGAAGCATACTGCAGAAGCAATGGCTTGTTCTACACTCCAGATGCGGAAGACCCTCAATTTACTGATGTGGTTGAAATTGACCTGTCTCAAATTGAAGCAAACTTATCGGGTCCAAAGCGTCCTCAGGATTTGATCCCGCTATCTGCTATGCAGGAAACGTTTAAAAAGCAATTAGTCAGCCCTGCAGGTAACCAAGGATTCGGTTTAAATGCTGAGGAAGAAAATAAAGAAATTAAGTTTAAACTCCTTAACGGCGAAGAAACAGTTATGAAAACGGGTGCGATCGCCATTGCTGCGATTACAAGCTGTACAAATACATCAAACCCATACGTGCTGATCGGCGCCGGACTGGTAGCGAAAAAAGCGGTTGAGTTAGGGCTTAAGGTGCCTAATTACGTGAAAACGTCACTTGCACCGGGTTCTAAAGTTGTTACAGGATATCTTGTGAATTCAGGCCTTCTTCCATACATGAAAGAGCTTGGCTTTAACCTCGTTGGGTACGGCTGTACAACATGTATCGGGAACTCAGGTCCGCTTTCACCGGAAATCGAAGAAGCGGTTGCGAAAAATGATCTTCTGATTACGTCTGTCCTTTCCGGAAACCGTAACTTTGAAGGACGTATTCACCCGCTTGTTAAAGGCAACTATCTTGCTTCACCGCCGCTTGTTGTGGCATATGCGCTGGCTGGAACGGTAAACATTAACTTAAAAACCGATCCAATCGGTGTGGGCAAGGATGGTCAAAACGTATACTTTAATGATATTTGGCCGTCAATGGACGAAATCAATGCACTTGTTAAGCAAACTGTTACGCCAGAGCTATTCCGCAAAGAGTATGAAACAGTATTTGATGACAACAAGCGCTGGAACGAAATTGAAACAACAGATGAAGCTTTATATAAATGGGATAACGATTCAACTTACATCCAAAACCCACCATTCTTTGAAGAGATGTCTGTTGAGCCAGGCAAGGTTGAGCCATTAAAAGGACTGCGTGTTGTCGGTAAATTCGGCGATTCAGTCACAACTGACCATATTTCTCCTGCGGGGGCAATCGGAAAAGATACGCCTGCCGGAAAGTATTTGCAAGAAAAAGGTGTTTCACCTCGTGACTTTAACTCCTACGGCTCCCGCCGTGGAAACCATGAAGTCATGATGAGAGGAACATTTGCCAACATTCGCATCAAAAACCAAATCGCACCGGGTACAGAAGGCGGATTTACGACGTACTGGCCGACTGGTGAAGTAACATCCATCTATGATGCATGCATGAAATACAAAGAAGATAAAACCGGTCTTGTCGTATTAGCAGGAAAAGACTATGGTATGGGATCTTCACGTGACTGGGCTGCAAAAGGAACAAACCTTCTCGGCATCAGAACGGTCATTGCAGAGAGCTTCGAAAGAATTCACAGAAGCAATCTTGTATTCATGGGTGTGCTGCCGCTTCAGTTTAAACAAGGTGAAAATGCGGATACACTCGGCTTAACGGGTAAAGAAGTCATCGAGGTAGATGTTGATGAAACAGTTCGTCCTCGTGACCTTGTGACTGTAAGAGCAATCAATGAAGACGGCAATGTAACAACTTTTGAAGCAGTCGTCCGCTTTGATAGTGAAGTTGAAATTGATTACTACCGCCATGGCGGCATCCTTCAAATGGTGCTTCGTGAAAAAATGAAGCAGTCCTGA
- the ynzL gene encoding hypothetical protein (Evidence 4: Unknown function but conserved in other organisms) produces MKKMRKRSFHELVMENKKELMTNTEYLNQLEEKLEQRFKQK; encoded by the coding sequence GTGAAGAAGATGAGAAAACGTTCTTTTCATGAGCTCGTCATGGAAAACAAAAAAGAGCTGATGACCAATACAGAGTATTTAAATCAGCTTGAGGAAAAGCTTGAACAGCGATTTAAGCAAAAATAA
- the yneP gene encoding acyl-CoA thioesterase (Evidence 2a: Function from experimental evidences in other organisms; PubMedId: 11959124, 11994151, 16294310, 18338382; Product type e: enzyme) — translation MGIVYHANYLVWMEVGRTALIKDLGFLYSDMEKKGVLSPVVDINISYKKPLHYGETAVVHTWIEDYNGFKTVYGYHIYNPAGELSIKATSSHICVDKESFKPIQFRKAFPDWHTAYEKAKK, via the coding sequence ATGGGGATTGTCTATCACGCAAATTATCTTGTGTGGATGGAGGTCGGCAGAACGGCCTTGATTAAGGACTTAGGCTTTTTATATAGTGATATGGAAAAAAAAGGCGTTCTGTCCCCAGTCGTTGATATCAATATTTCCTATAAAAAGCCGCTTCATTACGGAGAAACCGCGGTTGTACATACATGGATAGAGGACTATAACGGATTTAAAACCGTCTATGGTTACCACATTTATAATCCGGCCGGTGAGCTTTCCATCAAAGCCACCTCATCTCATATTTGTGTGGATAAAGAAAGCTTTAAGCCAATTCAATTCCGCAAAGCTTTTCCTGATTGGCACACAGCATATGAAAAGGCCAAAAAATAG
- the ccdA gene encoding cytochrome c-type biogenesis protein CcdA; thiol-disulfide oxido-reductase (Evidence 1a: Function from experimental evidences in the studied strain; PubMedId: 15849754, 16771673, 16850406, 19682263; Product type e: enzyme) has product MGDVNYFLTFGAGFLSFISPCCLPLYPAFLSYITGVSMDDVKTEKLLLQKRSLFHTLCFLLGFSVIFIALGYGTSFIGSLFRDYHDAIRQIGALLIILFGFITLGVFRPEAMMKERRIHFKHKPSGFLGSVLIGMAFAAGWTPCTGPILAAVITLAGTNPGSAVPYMMLYVLGFAVPFLLLSFFITKLKWIRKNQLFIMKAGGVLMIVIGVLLFFNWMSLIIILLSDLFGGFTGF; this is encoded by the coding sequence ATGGGAGACGTGAATTATTTTTTGACATTCGGAGCGGGGTTTTTATCCTTTATTTCGCCTTGCTGCCTGCCGCTTTACCCAGCTTTTTTGTCATATATTACAGGGGTCAGCATGGACGATGTAAAAACTGAAAAGCTGCTGCTGCAGAAAAGAAGCTTGTTTCATACTTTGTGTTTTTTGCTTGGCTTTTCAGTCATTTTTATTGCTTTAGGCTATGGAACATCTTTTATTGGCAGCCTGTTTAGGGATTATCACGATGCGATTCGGCAAATTGGCGCGTTGCTTATTATTTTGTTCGGTTTCATTACACTCGGTGTGTTCCGGCCTGAGGCTATGATGAAAGAGCGGAGAATCCATTTTAAGCATAAACCAAGCGGGTTTTTAGGGTCGGTCTTAATCGGAATGGCATTTGCAGCTGGATGGACACCATGTACCGGTCCGATATTAGCTGCTGTTATCACACTTGCAGGCACCAATCCGGGCTCAGCGGTGCCATACATGATGTTATATGTACTCGGTTTTGCGGTACCGTTTCTTTTATTGTCTTTTTTTATCACAAAGCTGAAGTGGATAAGGAAGAACCAGCTTTTCATTATGAAAGCTGGTGGCGTTTTGATGATTGTGATTGGTGTGCTGTTATTCTTTAATTGGATGAGCCTGATCATTATTTTGCTGTCAGATCTTTTTGGAGGCTTTACTGGTTTTTGA